One genomic window of Branchiostoma lanceolatum isolate klBraLanc5 chromosome 5, klBraLanc5.hap2, whole genome shotgun sequence includes the following:
- the LOC136435919 gene encoding solute carrier family 35 member G1-like, translating into MKGDFEGDASDDKKALLTAAKDDLKEDASDDKKAILRAMKDDLKDDASDDKKASLTAAKDDLEEDASKNDKRASLTAARGPLLALGATVLSSISAEFMALSSEGGIPRFQLLFLLNLTQLLVVLVCLVIFRPKLKGENRRQNGLLLLEAFINNIATSLVFLSFTFAAPGIAFGIIQGSMPLFTACFGFAFLKETISVIPCCGILISVTGMVLVTIGMVDQAVKATLVMVESILLPLAAGFMGAPDMVLIRAIQRDVSGFTMLFYIQVLGTLAALTLTLTLETPVWVMSAEIAGFVAGLGLSEAVALLFMTAVLKFEKAAIAVALRTLVTPFSILLDFFILSKIAIWMTCIANIR; encoded by the exons ATGAAGGGTGATTTCGAAGGAGATGCCAGTGACGACAAGAAAGCACTTCTCACGGCGGCGAAGGATGATCTCAAAGAAGATGCCAGCGACGACAAGAAAGCAATTCTCAGGGCGATGAAGGATGATCTCAAAGATGATGCTAGTGACGACAAGAAAGCATCTCTCACGGCGGCGAAGGATGATCTTGAAGAAGATGCCAGTAAAAACGACAAGAGAGCATCTCTTACGGCCGCAAGAGGGCCATTGCTTGCCTTGGGAGCAACGGTTCTCTCCAGCATATCAGCGGAATTCATGGCCCTAAGTAGTGAGGGTGGAATCCCGCGGTTCCAACTTCTGTTCCTTCTTAATTTGACCCAACTACTTGTAGTTCTAGTTTGCCTTGTAATCTTTCGTCCAAAACTAAAGGGCGAGAACAGACGACAGAACGGTTTATTGCTCTTGGAGGCGTTCATTAACAACATCGCGACCTCCCTGGTGTTTTTATCCTTCACCTTTGCTGCACCCGGCATCGCGTTCGGCATCATTCAAGGATCAATGCCGCTGTTTACGGCCTGTTTTGGGTTCGCGTTTCTAAAGGAAACAATCAGTGTCATACCGTGTTGTGGGATTTTAATCAGCGTTACGGGGATGGTACTAGTTACGATTGGGATGGTGGACCAGGCTGTTAAAGCTACACTGGTAATGGTAGAGTCGATTCTCCTGCCACTGGCAGCTGGCTTCATGGGAGCACCAGATATGGTTTTGATACGTGCCATCCAAAGGGATGTGTCCGGCTTCACTATGTTGTTCTACATACAAGTACTGGGAACCTTAGCCGCACTCACACTGACTTTAACACTTGAGACCCCCGTATGGGTAATGTCGGCAGAGATAGCTGGGTTCGTAGCTGGGCTAGGCTTGTCCGAAGCTGTGGCCCTGTTGTTCATGACAGCGGTACTTAAATTTGAGAAGGCAGCCATCGCTGTTGCACTGCGCACACTCGTGACACCGTTCTCAATCCTACTGGATTTCTTCATCTTGTCAAAG ATAGCAATATGGATGACGTGTATTGCCAATATAAGATGA
- the LOC136435588 gene encoding solute carrier family 35 member G1-like, with the protein MALSAMKGDLEGDASDDKKAILTAMKDDLEDDASDDKKALLTAAKDDLKEDASDDKKASLTAAKDDLEEDANKNDKRTSLRAARGPLLALGATVLSCLSAEFMSVSSEGGIPRFQLLFLLNLTQLLVVLVCLVIFRPKLMGEGRRQNGLLLLEAFINNIATSLVFLSFTFAAPGIAFGIIQGSMPLFTACFGFIFLKETIGLIPCCGILISVTGVVLVTIGMVDQAVKATQLMEESILLPLAAGFMGAPDMVLIRAIQRDVSGFTMLFYIQVLGTLAALTLTLTLETPVWVMSAEIAGFVAGLGLSEAVALLFMTAVLKFEKAAIAVALRTLVTPFTILLDYFILSKVPNLLKWVGLCLVVLGTIVLAAHTYWTHRQDENRRYFLEKMGFSSSESETK; encoded by the coding sequence ATGGCATTGTCAGCGATGAAGGGTGATCTCGAAGGAGATGCCAGTGACGACAAGAAAGCAATTCTCACGGCAATGAAGGATGATCTCGAAGATGATGCCAGTGACGACAAGAAAGCACTTCTCACGGCGGCGAAGGATGATCTCAAAGAAGATGCTAGTGACGACAAGAAAGCATCTCTCACGGCGGCGAAGGATGATCTTGAAGAAGATGCCAATAAAAACGACAAGAGAACATCTCTCAGGGCGGCAAGAGGACCATTGCTTGCCTTGGGAGCAACGGTTCTCTCCTGCTTATCAGCGGAATTCATGTCCGTAAGTAGTGAGGGTGGAATCCCGCGGTTCCAACTTCTGTTCCTTCTTAATTTGACCCAACTACTTGTAGTTCTAGTTTGCCTTGTAATCTTTCGTCCAAAACTAATGGGCGAGGGAAGACGACAGAACGGTTTGTTGCTCTTGGAGGCGTTCATTAACAACATCGCGACCTCCCTGGTGTTTTTATCCTTCACCTTTGCTGCACCCGGCATCGCGTTCGGCATCATCCAGGGATCAATGCCGCTGTTTACGGCCTGTTTTGGGTTCATATTCCTAAAGGAAACAATCGGTCTTATACCGTGTTGTGGGATTTTAATCAGCGTTACGGGGGTGGTACTAGTTACGATTGGGATGGTGGACCAGGCTGTTAAAGCCACACAGTTGATGGAAGAGTCGATTCTCCTGCCACTGGCAGCTGGCTTCATGGGAGCACCAGATATGGTTTTGATACGTGCCATCCAAAGGGATGTGTCCGGCTTCACTATGTTGTTCTACATACAAGTACTGGGAACCTTAGCCGCACTCACACTGACTTTAACACTTGAGACCCCCGTATGGGTAATGTCGGCAGAGATAGCTGGGTTTGTAGCTGGGCTAGGCTTGTCCGAAGCTGTGGCCCTGTTGTTCATGACAGCGGTACTTAAATTTGAGAAGGCAGCCATCGCTGTTGCACTGCGCACACTCGTGACACCGTTCACAATCCTACTGGATTATTTCATCTTGTCAAAGGTACCAAATTTACTGAAATGGGTAGGGTTGTGTCTAGTAGTACTCGGCACAATAGTGCTTGCTGCCCATACTTACTGGACACATCGCCAGGACGAAAATCGTCGATACTTTCTGGAAAAGATGGGATTCTCTTCTTCAGAAAGTGAAACCAAATAG